Sequence from the Saccharopolyspora pogona genome:
TCCCACGAAGAAGATCCACGCGGCGAAGGAGGTCAGCACGACGAGCGCCGGCTGGCCAGGGTTGGCATCGGATGGGCGGAGCGAACGGACCGTTCGTGCCGTCTATGAGCCTGTTGCGTTTTCGGCGAAAACGGCTGAACCGAAGTACCAAATCAGTCTCGATCGCCGCCGTTTGTCCGCCAGTGGCCATCTCAGCCGTGATCGATCGATCACGGTCCGTGGTGGGCGTAATTTTGCAACAGGCTCCTATCGTGGTGAACAGGCCGTTCGCTTCACATCGACAGCACAGAGCGCTTGACGGTCTCCAGCGGTAAATGATCTTCTGCCTCGGTCTGTTGAGCATCGGCGAGGGGCGAGGAACCAGGTGGAGCCCGAGGCGTTGGTGGAGTACCGCTATCGGGCGGTGTGTGAGGTGCTAGGTGGTTCGCCGACGGGTGAACCGCGCTCAAGGGTGCCCCTCACCTCTCCTGTCGGCTTCCCACGTCCTGACCGATCTCACTCCCGCGCCGGTCACCCCGGTGCACGACTACCTGCGCTGGACCCTGCATTTCGGAGACGAATAGGGGCTGAAAGTCCTCGCCGCAGTGACGGAGGTGCGGGGATACTGACTGGTAGGCGGTATCTAGTGGCTTCTGGTCGGAAGATGAGGCGCGCCTTGTTCGAACCCGTAGCGCGTTGGTTTGCCGGAGCGTCAGATTGGCATCCCCTTGCCCTGTACGAGATCGTTCTCGAACGCAATGGCCCCAAGTGGCAGGTGACCTACCTGATGCACGGTGAGCGGCATGCCTGCATCGGCTTCGAAAGCGAAGCCGATGCTCGACGCGACGTCGAGCACCTGATGACCCGTGGCCCGGCCGGGCAGCAGTGGCACGAGGCCTGCCCGGACCGCTGAGCCGCGGGACGCGAACCAGGGATGGAGCGCGGCGGGGGAGTCGTTGGTCTGCCAAACTCGGCTCGGGGTCCGGCGACGTACCCGGGGGGCGGGAGATGGCTTCATTCCCAACCGCGTTGGGCTTGTCCGCGGAGCAGACCGAGGACGTGGTGCAGCAGGCCGGCTTGGCACCGTCGTTGCACAACAGCCAGCCATGGCGCTTCCGTCTTTCGGAACAGGTGATCGAGCTGCACAGCGACCCGCAGCGGCGGTTGCCCGCTGCGGATCCGGACGACCGGGAACTGCGGTTGGCCTGCGGTGCGGCGTTGCTGAACCTTCGTCTGGCACTGGAGCACTTCGGCGTGCGGCCGGTCGTCGCGCTGCTGCCGCGGCTTGCCGGGCCGACCTCGTTGGCCGAGGTGCGCAGCGGGGGACAGGCGAAGCAAGCGCCGGAGGAACTGGCGCTGTACCAAGCGATTCCCAAGCGACGCAGCAACCGACGCCCGTTCCTGGAGACCCCGGTGCCGACCACGCACCGGCACGAATTGGCCACTGCGGTGCGGCGCGAGCAGAGCTCGTTGCGCGTGATGAAGCGCCCGGAGTCGGGGACCCTGGAGGGGCTGGTGCACCGCGCGCACCGGGCGCAGATGGCGGACGCGCGTTTCCGGGATGAGCTGGCGCGGTGGACCGGACGTCCGGAAGGCGAATTTGAAGGCGTTCCGGCTGCCGCGGCAGGGCCGACGCCGGAGCCGCAGGACCAGTGGGTGCTGAGGGACTTCTCCGGTGGTCAGGCGCGTGCGCGGGTTCCCGGCAAGGACTTCGAGTACGAGCCGCTGATGGTCGTGGTGTGCTCGAACCACGGCAGCAGGCTCGACGACCTGCACGCGGGCCAGGCGATGCAACGCCTGCTGCTCACCGCGACAGCGCTGGGCCTGGCGTCGTCGCTGCTGTCGGAGGTCGTGGAGGTCGCAGAGACGCGGGACGAGCTGCGGCAGCTGCTCGGCGGCGAGCTGT
This genomic interval carries:
- a CDS encoding Acg family FMN-binding oxidoreductase; amino-acid sequence: MASFPTALGLSAEQTEDVVQQAGLAPSLHNSQPWRFRLSEQVIELHSDPQRRLPAADPDDRELRLACGAALLNLRLALEHFGVRPVVALLPRLAGPTSLAEVRSGGQAKQAPEELALYQAIPKRRSNRRPFLETPVPTTHRHELATAVRREQSSLRVMKRPESGTLEGLVHRAHRAQMADARFRDELARWTGRPEGEFEGVPAAAAGPTPEPQDQWVLRDFSGGQARARVPGKDFEYEPLMVVVCSNHGSRLDDLHAGQAMQRLLLTATALGLASSLLSEVVEVAETRDELRQLLGGELYPQAVVRVGYGSPTPATPRRDLRELLIDD